In one window of Bifidobacterium sp. WK041_4_12 DNA:
- a CDS encoding exodeoxyribonuclease III — translation MSITIATSNVNGVRAAARKDVGAWVSAKLPDVWCMQEVRAPQSAIDPIFDDFADRYVKQGKIEKPEDLFRVNDICEIKGRAGVALLTTLPVLDTRIGLPGLSEPVDTGRWIEADVKTPDGHVLTVICIYVHSGMADDALKMKQKFRFLDTMRSRLEDLRDEAAHGGKQAVLCGDFNIAHTPIDIKNAKANVTHAGFMPSERAYIDTWLDDLDYVDVMRNLAGDIQGPYTWWSQRGRAFDNNVGWRLDYQFATPEFAETAQGFTVDKASSYDTRWSDHAALEITYKV, via the coding sequence ATGAGCATTACTATTGCAACTTCGAACGTGAATGGTGTGCGTGCCGCTGCACGCAAGGATGTGGGCGCGTGGGTGAGTGCGAAACTTCCCGATGTCTGGTGCATGCAGGAGGTGCGAGCTCCCCAATCGGCCATCGATCCGATCTTTGACGATTTTGCCGATAGATATGTCAAGCAGGGCAAGATCGAGAAGCCCGAGGACCTCTTCAGAGTCAACGACATCTGTGAGATCAAGGGGCGTGCCGGTGTCGCTCTGCTGACCACCTTACCGGTGCTGGACACGAGAATCGGTCTGCCTGGTTTGAGCGAACCGGTTGATACTGGCCGTTGGATAGAGGCGGATGTCAAGACCCCCGACGGGCATGTACTCACCGTCATCTGCATATATGTGCATTCGGGCATGGCGGACGATGCACTGAAGATGAAGCAAAAATTCCGTTTTCTCGATACCATGAGGAGCCGTCTCGAGGATTTGCGCGACGAAGCAGCACACGGAGGCAAGCAGGCTGTGCTGTGTGGCGACTTCAACATTGCCCATACGCCAATCGACATCAAGAATGCCAAGGCGAATGTCACTCATGCAGGCTTCATGCCTTCCGAGCGTGCGTATATCGACACATGGCTTGATGACCTTGATTATGTCGATGTCATGCGCAATCTGGCAGGGGATATTCAAGGTCCCTATACGTGGTGGAGCCAGCGCGGACGAGCGTTTGACAATAATGTGGGATGGAGATTGGACTATCAGTTTGCAACTCCAGAATTTGCGGAAACAGCTCAAGGCTTCACCGTCGACAAGGCCAGCTCCTATGACACGCGTTGGAGCGATCATGCGGCCCTGGAAATAACGTATAAGGTCTGA